In one Oryza glaberrima chromosome 2, OglaRS2, whole genome shotgun sequence genomic region, the following are encoded:
- the LOC127761860 gene encoding squamosa promoter-binding-like protein 5 isoform X1, translating to MMSSRLNAGAMAVPAAAVAADVVDFGYAAPMPPPYVGFDPAGMGGERQLFQHGGACHGLYDGGLDFSAAAAFQEAATLGVGLPGGNLLQSLAPPAAAAATPSSLQMPMMMSLPGLPATAADVYPFGGGGFVKREDGPVLDVVGGGGGGRIGLNLGRRTYFSPADVLAVDRLLLRSRLGGMGMEMGMGMGVLGLGLAAAAHHHQPPRCQAEGCKADLSAAKHYHRRHKVCDFHAKAAAVLAAGKQQRFCQQCSRFHVLAEFDEAKRSCRKRLTEHNRRRRKPTAGGQSSKDSPPPPPSKKGTDASIASSYTSCDHHKAAASTTTASGVSCLQELADHHDVGGGHQAAMAAPPPPTLSLAALPPQEEDDEDEDGGLGTVLMMQQHHQRRRLQHDGDGDDDVAAAAAHHHLMRSLARQQQQHRHSSGCSNNNDGDDDDHNNNNNNILSCSSASDQQNSSNNNNMHFFEVDFI from the exons ATGATGAGCAGCAGGCTGAACGCCGGCGCGATGGCGgtgccagcggcggcggtggcggccgacgtcgtcgactTCGGGTACGCCGCCCCCATGCCGCCGCCCTACGTCGGCTTCGACCCAGCCGGCATGGGCGGCGAGCGCCAGCTGTTCCAGCACGGCGGTGCATGCCATGGCCTCTACGACGGTGGCCTCgacttctccgccgccgcggcgttccAGGAAGCGGCCACTCTTGGAGTTGGCCTGCCGGGCGGCAATCTGCTGCAGTCCctggcgccgcccgccgccgccgccgccacgccgtcgtcgctgcagATGCCGATGATGATGTCGCTGCCGGGCCTGCCTGCGACGGCGGCCGACGTGTAcccgttcggcggcggcgggttcgtGAAGCGGGAGGATGGCCCCGTCCTggacgtcgtcggcggcggcggtggcgggaggatCGGGTTGAACCTCGGCCGCCGGACCTACTTCTCCCCCGCCGACGTCCTCGCCGTGGACCGCCTCCTGCTCCGGTCGCGCCTCGGCGGGATGGGGATGGAGATGGGGATGGGCATGGGCGTGCTCGGGCtgggcctcgccgcggcggcgcaccaccaccagccgccGCGGTGCCAGGCCGAGGGCTGCAAGGccgacctctccgccgccaagcactaccaccgccgccacaaGGTCTGCGACTTCCacgccaaggccgccgccgtcctcgccgccggcaagcaGCAGCGCTTCTGCCAGCAGTGCAGCAG GTTTCATGTGCTTGCTGAGTTTGATGAGGCGAAGAGGAGCTGCCGGAAGAGGCTCACCGAgcacaaccgccgccgccggaagccCACCGCCGGCGGCCAATCGTCCAaggactcgccgccgccgccgccgtcgaagaaAGGGACTGACGCCAGCATCGCTAGCTCCTACACCAGCTGTGACCACCACAAGG CAGCTGCGAGCACCACGACGGCCAGCGGCGTGAGCTGCCTGCAGGAGCTTGCAGACCAccacgacgtcggcggcggccatcaggcagccatggcggcgccgccgccgccgacgctgtccctggccgcgctgccgccgcaggaggaggacgacgaggacgaagACGGCGGCCTCGGCACCGTCCTGATGATGCAGCAGCACCATCAACGGCGGCGACTGcaacacgacggcgacggcgacgacgatgtcgccgccgccgccgcccaccaccatCTGATGAGATCTCtcgcgcggcagcagcagcagcatcgccATAGCAGCGGCTGCAGCAACaacaacgacggcgacgacgacgaccacaacaacaacaacaacaacatactgtcgtgctcgtcggcgtcggaccAGCAgaacagcagcaacaacaacaacatgcaTTTCTTCGAGGTGGATTTCATCTAG
- the LOC127761860 gene encoding squamosa promoter-binding-like protein 5 isoform X2, producing the protein MMSSRLNAGAMAVPAAAVAADVVDFGYAAPMPPPYVGFDPAGMGGERQLFQHGGACHGLYDGGLDFSAAAAFQEAATLGVGLPGGNLLQSLAPPAAAAATPSSLQMPMMMSLPGLPATAADVYPFGGGGFVKREDGPVLDVVGGGGGGRIGLNLGRRTYFSPADVLAVDRLLLRSRLGGMGMEMGMGMGVLGLGLAAAAHHHQPPRCQAEGCKADLSAAKHYHRRHKVCDFHAKAAAVLAAGKQQRFCQQCSRFHVLAEFDEAKRSCRKRLTEHNRRRRKPTAGGQSSKDSPPPPPSKKGTDASIASSYTSCDHHKAASTTTASGVSCLQELADHHDVGGGHQAAMAAPPPPTLSLAALPPQEEDDEDEDGGLGTVLMMQQHHQRRRLQHDGDGDDDVAAAAAHHHLMRSLARQQQQHRHSSGCSNNNDGDDDDHNNNNNNILSCSSASDQQNSSNNNNMHFFEVDFI; encoded by the exons ATGATGAGCAGCAGGCTGAACGCCGGCGCGATGGCGgtgccagcggcggcggtggcggccgacgtcgtcgactTCGGGTACGCCGCCCCCATGCCGCCGCCCTACGTCGGCTTCGACCCAGCCGGCATGGGCGGCGAGCGCCAGCTGTTCCAGCACGGCGGTGCATGCCATGGCCTCTACGACGGTGGCCTCgacttctccgccgccgcggcgttccAGGAAGCGGCCACTCTTGGAGTTGGCCTGCCGGGCGGCAATCTGCTGCAGTCCctggcgccgcccgccgccgccgccgccacgccgtcgtcgctgcagATGCCGATGATGATGTCGCTGCCGGGCCTGCCTGCGACGGCGGCCGACGTGTAcccgttcggcggcggcgggttcgtGAAGCGGGAGGATGGCCCCGTCCTggacgtcgtcggcggcggcggtggcgggaggatCGGGTTGAACCTCGGCCGCCGGACCTACTTCTCCCCCGCCGACGTCCTCGCCGTGGACCGCCTCCTGCTCCGGTCGCGCCTCGGCGGGATGGGGATGGAGATGGGGATGGGCATGGGCGTGCTCGGGCtgggcctcgccgcggcggcgcaccaccaccagccgccGCGGTGCCAGGCCGAGGGCTGCAAGGccgacctctccgccgccaagcactaccaccgccgccacaaGGTCTGCGACTTCCacgccaaggccgccgccgtcctcgccgccggcaagcaGCAGCGCTTCTGCCAGCAGTGCAGCAG GTTTCATGTGCTTGCTGAGTTTGATGAGGCGAAGAGGAGCTGCCGGAAGAGGCTCACCGAgcacaaccgccgccgccggaagccCACCGCCGGCGGCCAATCGTCCAaggactcgccgccgccgccgccgtcgaagaaAGGGACTGACGCCAGCATCGCTAGCTCCTACACCAGCTGTGACCACCACAAGG CTGCGAGCACCACGACGGCCAGCGGCGTGAGCTGCCTGCAGGAGCTTGCAGACCAccacgacgtcggcggcggccatcaggcagccatggcggcgccgccgccgccgacgctgtccctggccgcgctgccgccgcaggaggaggacgacgaggacgaagACGGCGGCCTCGGCACCGTCCTGATGATGCAGCAGCACCATCAACGGCGGCGACTGcaacacgacggcgacggcgacgacgatgtcgccgccgccgccgcccaccaccatCTGATGAGATCTCtcgcgcggcagcagcagcagcatcgccATAGCAGCGGCTGCAGCAACaacaacgacggcgacgacgacgaccacaacaacaacaacaacaacatactgtcgtgctcgtcggcgtcggaccAGCAgaacagcagcaacaacaacaacatgcaTTTCTTCGAGGTGGATTTCATCTAG